One window from the genome of Pseudanabaena yagii GIHE-NHR1 encodes:
- a CDS encoding Cof-type HAD-IIB family hydrolase gives MAQDIKLVVVDIDGTISGDANQVNDAVKEAVKAAQAKGVKVAIATGRMYRSALRFHEAIASDMPLISYQGAFIKDPQTDELVGHWPVELEQALSLLDDLGEFATNDQLSIHIYVNDELYVRKMTAQTQAYAERSKVGVKVVGDLREFLTSASTDHPPTKILALSDTAELVTEMLRVLKDRYTPQQLYLTKSVATFFEATNPIANKGTAVKHLAENILGFDRSQVLAIGDNFNDLEMIEYAGIGVAMGNSPEGLKPLADWVAPSVEDDGAAAAIAKFVL, from the coding sequence ATGGCACAAGATATAAAACTGGTCGTGGTAGATATTGATGGCACGATTAGCGGTGATGCCAATCAGGTCAATGATGCAGTGAAAGAGGCAGTGAAAGCGGCTCAAGCTAAGGGTGTCAAGGTAGCGATCGCCACTGGGAGAATGTATCGCTCAGCATTACGCTTTCATGAAGCGATCGCCTCAGATATGCCATTGATCTCCTATCAAGGTGCATTTATCAAAGATCCTCAAACCGATGAATTAGTAGGACATTGGCCAGTTGAGTTAGAGCAAGCTCTTTCTTTGTTAGATGATCTGGGCGAATTTGCGACTAATGACCAGCTTTCGATTCATATCTATGTCAATGATGAACTCTACGTTCGCAAAATGACTGCTCAAACCCAAGCCTATGCCGAACGTTCTAAGGTGGGCGTTAAGGTAGTTGGTGATTTACGCGAATTTCTGACTAGTGCTAGTACCGATCATCCACCCACAAAAATCTTGGCTCTGAGCGATACCGCCGAATTAGTGACAGAAATGCTAAGAGTATTGAAAGATCGCTATACACCGCAACAACTTTATCTCACGAAGTCCGTAGCTACATTCTTTGAGGCAACCAATCCGATCGCGAATAAAGGTACTGCCGTAAAACATTTAGCAGAGAATATTTTGGGCTTTGATCGCTCTCAGGTTTTAGCGATCGGTGATAACTTCAACGATTTAGAGATGATCGAATATGCAGGAATCGGCGTGGCGATGGGTAATAGTCCTGAAGGATTAAAGCCTCTCGCGGATTGGGTTGCGCCTAGTGTGGAAGATGATGGTGCAGCCGCAGCGATCGCCAAATTTGTTTTGTAG